The DNA window tttaataaattgcactattcattaatctagctgTGATAGTTCATCACTGAATGCAACCAGCCTTATAACGTTAAAttgggcatctgccaaattacTTACTAGCAACAAAcactctgatgagtggttacttctacaatccttagaaaataaaccgttgaccaagtctgaaACTAAGACTGGGCTTAaccgcacctagactcctctcggaGAAGGAATTTAGAAAGCAAgagggtcctgtctgaaccccgtgactcaatggtagggtctctccctagccactcctcaggcTCCTGCCATTAACGCAACAATCATGTTTAAAGATAAAAACTCAAAAGAAGTTGGGTACATCATCCATTGGCAACTAAGGCTGCCTGTGGTGTTTGGCTCTTATGTAGACCTCTACACTGCAGAAATCTTGCTTCAGTTATGTGAATTCCCTTCTTGACCCTCATCGCCCAGATTTGGCTGTATGATTGAAGTCAGCATAGAGTTTGACAGCCATTTCAAAGATGTTGGACTTACATCATTAGGGGCAATCTAGGCACTTCCTCAGTAAGGTACAGAGCTAcattctctttgttttcttcttcttccagctAACaacaagcaaagaagaaaaggttctGGTGGCACAAATCTCTATGTTATTAGGCTGGAGTTCCTCCCTGATaccatatcttttttttttcctctgtatcttccaacaaaaaaattcacagcCATCTAAGACCTTCTTCCACTTCTATAATTCTCAAAGACAGTTCCTATATATTTCCTATGCttcatattaatttaaaaaaatttaatatcttcatacatttttactaatatttaaattattattcttttattattaaatcCCATTTGTTTCCTGAGAATGGTATGTGATTTTACAAGCAGCTCCATGACAATTACTGAGATCTCTCTTCACAGATGTTCAGTTCATGTGAAAAAGGCCAAAATCTTTATCAatattttaaggagaaaaataaaaaaagttgaaagaaccaaacccaaacaaaactaaaaccaaaaccagagacCTTTAAGTTACATATAATTCTACTTCTATTATTTTTAGTACTCCTGAGAGTAAGTCTCTTTTCaaagagtaaaaaagaaaaaagaaatacacgtatttctttgctctgttcttttcctttctttctatttatttatttattacattgTGTTTTCTCATACTTAACCTCTGATGTTTACTGCAGGACATTTAATTGTCTATTTTTTGAACAAGTTTTTATCAAagtgcttcctttttcttttactgttaaATGAGAATTCCCACTCTGCTTTTAACTGTATCTTTTTAACTGGAAAGTTATtgatttcatgttttcttttcttgttatttGGAGCAATAGTCACAAACTTTTGAAATTTACTTTTGAAACTAATTTGGGATAATGTTTTTCTCCATCTGTTgatttcagtaaaacatttcaagaattctgatttatataaaaattgaaGACTGCTATCTACCACTATTTTCATTTCCCTGATCTCTCAGGACTTAGGTATCCAAACTTAGATGCACTAAACTCAGACCTTCACTCCATGGGTAATATTAGGTAGTTTTCAGCTGTCCATAGTCTGTGCATCAGAGGCACAATTAATCTCTCACAGGTTTAACCTTCTGAAATTGCTGTCTTTTATGGAGCTTGAAGTACTAGGTACAGTACTGAAGTACACAATGTGAAAAATTCTATAAAGTTTATGACTTTGTTTCTTGGAGTGATCACGATTTGGTTCCTACCTTCTGTCCTTTTGAAGTCTTTCCAGAtgaaccaaacagaaaaatttgGTAGAAACAACTGCACAACAGGGACCACATTCATTCTCCTGGGCTTTTTCAGACATACTGAGCTGCAGATCTTGTTTTTCGACATGTTTCTCATTATCTACACCATTACTATCATTGGGAACAGCCTTATCATTGTCACAGTTCATCTATTCTTTTATACATCCATGTACTTTTTTTCTCAGGGTCCTCTCCTTCGTGGATATTTGTACTACTTCAGTCATTGTACCCAAGATTTTAGTGAATTTTCTGTCACAGGACAAGAGCATTTCCTACATAGGTTGTGCTGCCCAGCTGTACTTCCTGATTTTTCTAGCAGCTGCCAAGTGCTATCTTCTTGTTGCCATGGCCTATGACCATTACATGGCCATTTGCAATCCCCTGAGACACACAATTATGATGAACAGAAGGGTTTGTCTTTCCCTAGTGCTGCTGTCTTTCCTCACTGGTAATGTTGTGTCAGTGGTGCAAACTGCTTGGCTATTCAAATTGCCATTATGTGGTTCTAACAAGATTAACTATTTCTTCTGCGATACCTCACCACTTACACTTCTGTGCACTGAAATATCTCTGTATGAAATTCAGGCTACAACAACTGCAGTATTGGTCATTTTTATaccattttctctcatcctcCTCTCCTACATCTTCATAATCTCCAGGATTTTGACCATGCCCTCTGCAAAGGGGAGATACAAGACCTTCTACACCTGTTCTTCCTATCTCCTAGTGGTGATGCTGTACTATGGGAGTGTCAGCCTGATTTACCTAAAACCCAAGTTCAGCTACACACAGGATGCTAAAAAAGTGCTGGCTTTATCGTACACAACCATAACTCCCATGTTAAATCCCATTATTTACAGCTTGAGAAAGAAGGATATGAAAAGGATTTTAAGTACAATGACAAGGAAGGTGAGGAGAAGGTAAATTTCttactgaaaacacagagagTGGGATTCATGGGATAAATACAGATATCAAATGTACACACGGACAAAGTTTCTGTAAAATCTTTGTATCCATTCttttcaacaaagaaaaaatcccaggtgttcaaaagaaaatatcatgTGACCTGTTTCGGGACTGTTTCCCAGTGTGATATATATCACATTCCAGAAGTTTCTGCTTACCTCCATTTAATGTAAAAAGAGTCTAGAAGAAAATTTATCTTACCTAACTTTACTATTGTCATTCAGCTCCAGACAGAGACATCAAAAAGTAAATGTCTACATGTGAGGTATCTGTCTTATCTATTATTATAGCAAATCAAGAGATAATACAgtagatacatatatataaaataatacagtGTTCACCCTGGAACTAGAAAGTGATTTgaataattataaattatatcTCTAGAATAAGTCATACAACAAAATAGATAACAATCCAAATATAGAACCTAAATGGAGATATATGAAATTAGTGTAGATCTATCAGTTTTCACACaataaacaaaatttttttaatcgCTTATTAGTGATACCTTTTCTACTGCTTTTccaatattattatttctttttaaatttttgaagaaaaaaataagatatatgaatataaatatttagggtttttttaaattataaattttcactgagtcagctccagtaattttcatgggggtttgagcagccacagtgcttgtcctggaggtttgagtggctgcagtgcctgtcactttgcctttcaatccagagaccttctcttccccttgggagcactgaatactgttgagcagggctcagtacacatgggccaggccccagcatgttgcagttatctgtgtctctctggagttcccagcgtaacaacatactttctccaaatattctactagtttttcatgATTCTGCACTTTTCAGgagtgaaactccaaaacactgggggtgcccactgccctaggtatttgcccatgctatcccacatgccctgccactcgtaactatcaagcctttGGGCAGATatctgggtgatattcttaagttacTTTCTCaccttagtcaaaaccaaaacaacatgcccaaaaactaacaataagtgcaccttaaccacccaaggatgttcaagatagaaaaaggttgttgtaataaaggTGGAGACATTATATAAAATGGTAGttaaggtgccattctgtatttcctccataaaaaacctctcagaggaggaggtataattgctaattgcctcaacaaggtggtatccaaagtacagtaacggttccagcaaaacccccaaataccagataaagctgaaaaccagtgtttgcataacaaatctctgaggcaaaacatcactaatcacagcagaacacagcagactaaacaaaccaacaccaatctttaacacgTACTGCAgaaacatggtgctgtgaccagcagctaTTATTATCTCCAGCCCTCTGGGCCCCACATTGGGTGCCAAAAGAAACAgctgtggtttagccagcaactccGCCacacacagtcgctcgctcactcccccaccggcaggatggggaagagaatcagaagggtaacactcgtgggttgagataagaacagtttaataattaaaataaaacaataacaataataatgaaatgaaaagtaaaacaacAGGAGAGGTGAAGCCCAGAGCTGAGGGGAAGAGGGAATGAACAATGACAACAAACCACACATGACACAGCAGCTCACAGCCCACTGACCTGACACCACCAATCTCCAAGCCACAAGCACCTCCCCACACACCAGCTGGcccggttaatatactggtcattGCATCATATGGTATGAAATGAACATCTCactggccagtttgggtcagctgtcttggctgtggccccgcccctcctggcctcttgcccatgaggcagagcatgggaaactggaaaggtccctgacttCTATAGGTGCTActgtgaagagaattaactctttctcagtcaaacccagcacagcaccccagtttaagaaggacagggaactactggagagagtccagcggagagctaccaagatgattggggactggagcatctcccttttgaggaaaggctgaaagacatgggtttgttcagcccgcAGAAtagaagactgaggggggatttcatcaatacctacaaatatctaaagggtgggtgtcaggatgatgggactaggttcttttcaatagtgcccagtaacaggacaaggggcaatgggcacaagctggaacacaggaagttccactttaacatgagaaaaatcttctttactgtgagggtgacagagcagtggaacaggctgcccagaggggttgtggagtcgttttctctggaaatattcaaaacctacctggacgtggtcctgtgccccctgttgtaggtgtacctgctgaagcaggggtgTGGGACAAcctgatctccagaggtctcttccaatccctagcattctatgattctgtgattctgtatttcagtgaaaTCTTAGACATTTTCAGAGTTTCTTAGTTCTACTCTGAATGGAATCACAAAGGAAACAATAGCATCACCCTTCTTTCTGTGATTGCTTCCACTGGGAGGCTATCTATAATTTCTAGGTTAAATCTCACGAGACACTGAAGGTAAATAAAGTGGCTGATTTATCTGTGTTGGTATAAATCTTGCAACTGACACAACAGTCTACACTTCACCTCTTCCTTATTGATGATATTCTCTACGATCAACTAAGGCGGTCAATTCCACTCTGAATTCCCACTGCAAAAGGTTgagaacagttttgtttttaatagcacAGGCTGAGACATTCTTATTTTTGAAGGATCTATCTGAGTTAGCTACAAACAAACCAGACCCATAACCATCATTAGCTTGTAATTATGCTGTACTTGGGATACTATGTGTACCTTTGAATCTCAATAACCTTTATGTAAATATAAGTGTCTTAAAAGCTAGCCATAGAAACCTCTAATGGGGTCTTTTAGATGTGTTTggaggttttaaaaatgaaattttatataTCCTTCTGGTACTTTGCatttccctcacagttcatgTGATATACATGCTATAACTTTAGAAATTTATAGATGTAGAAACTAAAACATCAGCAATGTAAATGTCTTTCTATAAGCTCATAACTTAACATTTCTTTATACTGGATGGACAATATGACAGCATGATTCATCTGGCTTATTTTAGGACTGTGTCTTAGATGAGATAGGCCTGGTAGTGCCTATTTATCACAcgaaatataaaggaaaaagcaagcttCCATTTTGGCAGTGAAAAATTTTTAATTGAGTAGATTAATTTCACACAATTAATTTCTAGAAACCCAGCAACAAAGCACCTGAACTTTTACAGTGTCTTAAGTGATGGTGTAACATATTGCTATGAATTTAAGCCTGTCTGGTTAGGTTTCATTGTATTAATTTATTGCAGGTTGCTAAGGTTCATTTTTCTGCTACAGAATGGGTGGGAGGAATGAAACCAATGTcatgtatttcattttcctgggtTTTCCCACCACTGCTGAACTGCAACTGCTCCTCTTCTCTGCTTTACTTCTGGCTTATTTATTAACTGTGTTGGAAAACTTCCTTATCATTCTCATCATCCGAAATAACCACACTCTGCAAAAACCCATGTATTTCTTCCTAGGAAATCTGTCTGTCTTAGAGATCTGGTATGTTTCTGTTATTGAGCCAAAGATGCTCATAGATTTCCTCTCTCAAGACAAGCATATCTCATTCCAGGGGTGCATGACACAGTTGTATTTCTTTGTGACTTTTGTTTGTACTGAGTACATTCTGTTAGCAGTTATGGCCTATGACCGTTTCTTGGCCATATGCAAACCTCTCCAGTATTCACTCATCATGAATCATCAGTTCTGTGCTCAACTGACAGCTGGCTGTTGGATGTGTGGTTTGATCACTTCTTCAATCAAGCTGACCTTTATAGCCCAGCTCTCATTCTGTGATGTAGACAAAATCAATCACTATTTCTGTGATATATCACCCCTACTGAATATCTCCTGCAGCGATTCCTCTTCAGCTGAGCTAGTGGACTTCATCTTGGCTCTGATTGTCATCATGGTGCCTCTGTGTACTGTGGTCACCTCTTATATTTGCATCATATTCACCGTGCTGAAGATCCCTTCTTCTCAGGGGAGGCAAAAGGCCTTTTCCACCTGCAGCTCCCACTTGACTGTAGTGATATTGTTCTATGGCACCACTCTTTTCACTTATGCCCACCCTAAGGTCATGTATACCTACAGTGCTAACAAGTTGGTATCAGTCTTGTACACGGTAGTTGTGCCACTTCTGAATCCTCTTATATATTGTCTTAGAAACAAAGAAGTCAGGTTTGCCCTGAGGAAGACCTTTACTTGCACAAGACACACCTAAGAAGGGGCTTTGTTCATGAAGATCAATCTGCAGTGCTGATGAACTAAAGTCAAGAGGTGCAGACTTTAATCTATGCCGAAGTGAAACTTTCCTATTCATGCACCTGGTAACCATATTTATTGAACTAAACCTTGATCTAAGTTTGATCTATGTATATACTATGGTTTTGGgttgggagggtttttttgcttgtttgttttccgCTACAATTCTATGCCACCTACTTTTCTTAGAAGTCTTCAGCTGAATGACTGCTTCAGTTTTAAAGAGAAGGTTTGGCAATGCTTGAAACTGAACtccagattttgtttttcccataTAGATTACTAGGTCCAGAAAACACTGGGTGGGATTGTAAAAGGCATGTAAGATGTAGATATTTACATCTGATTTGTTTACCCTGAGAGTCTGTTGCTGTCCCTGGAAAGAAATAGGCAGTGGAAATGGATGAGTAATCTTAACTTTCTTAGATTCctgatttaggaaaaaatgaaacatccACTGAAGGAGATAACTTTTCTAATGTAGCAATAGAGGGAGTATAATGCGAGTACCTCATGCTGTGGTATAATTACAGTGTCATTTGGATTTAGCCTCTGGTTCACACCAGGGCTCTGGTACCCTGAATAACCTTATTGTACCCAAGGCACACCAAATAATTCACTCCAAGAAGAAATTTAGACACAATTGGCAGGATAGATCACTTCAATATTTCCTTCAGGCTGCATGAGCCTTGGAACCAACAGTATTCCAGCAGGAATTGTGGCCCTAAACTCTGACTCACAAACTGCAGTCCAAGTCTTCCCATTGAATATGAAGGGGTCTAGAGACACAGCTGATGCATCTGAGTTAAATACTGATTATCTGTGAGAAAAATCTGAGTATCAGTTAGAAGTCTCTCTAGGTAAAAAGGTACCTGTAAGAAACCTACTCCATGCTCAGAATATCACAGTGATTCAAGATGTTTAATACTCTGTAACAAACAtgtaaaaaagataaaagctaTCAGCTGAGTGCACATCTACGTGTTAAATATTGGTTTGAGTTATAACTGAGACTATAGTTTCTGATATTCTATTCTCTGTATAAGCAAACAGCCTTTTCAGATTTTGCAGTTAATGAAACATCTAGCTTTCCAGGGAGGAAGCCTTAAGATATTTGCTGGAAGAACTTGGTCTGTGTATATCATTGCCATGGATACAACTGATCCATACAAGACTTTTTGAGGTCTTGAGCACAGTTTTAAGGAGAGGTGTCAAGAACGGCTTTAGGTTAACCATACTGGGAAGCTATCATTAGAAATGTAAGGTCCTGGCTGTATTCCAGATATTAGCAGAAAATCTGCTATGAGAAATAGGTAATTGATACAATATGAATACACATTATGAACCATGGCATGGGAAAGgtgccaaacaaacaaatccagTAGGTCTTTAGTTTTACATTTCATATCAAGAGCCACAGAGATAATTAGATATATAAGCACAGATTCCTCCAAAACTTAGGTCAGTtggagtcagctgtcccagctgtgtcccctcccaacttcttgccCACTCCCAGCCTACTCAGTGCAGGGGCAgcgtgagaagcagaaaagacattgatgctgtgcaagcactgttcagcaataactaaaacattggtgtattatcaacactattttcatcacaaatccaaaatatagccccatacaagctactatgaagaaatttaactctatctcagGCAAAATCAGTACAATATCAAGCCCACTTTTATCCTTATTacagtatattaaaataaagcatttctacACCAATCATCACCTAATCTATTTCTCcccttatttcagtttttcatataTAAAGTGAAAACCGTAGCATTTCAGTACTCCTTAGTGAGCTTTCCATTGAAATAATAGATTTTGCAAGGTGCGTAACTTGGTTTTAAAGCATTGATGTGAAGGTGATTGCTTTGAAACTATGTCAAGAAAATCCTTCAAATACACTGTGAAGAAGATTATCACCcaatttttctggtttttttatatCCACTAATAATGATGTAGTTAGACAATATGAAACAAATAATGGATTACCTAGTCAACATGGGTCCTTAAGTGTACTTAGGGAAGGACAGAACACAGCCAAGTattacagaaacacaaaccttCTGAGAATGCAAGTTCTGTCTTGCATCTAAAAGTTTATTTCTGGAAGCTTTCCTAgtgaacactttttaaaattcaaggttAGGTGCCTTTAGAGTATTGTAAAAAAATCACCTCCCACAACTAATGTAAACAAGACCAGGAGTCCAACTGTAGCTCTTAGGAACCTTACCAACTCTCTCATCATTTGCCTCTGAGAGCTGATAAGAACATATGCAAAAGTAAAATAGGCTGGTTGTAGAACATATTGATCGCTCATGAGTCACAATATTTGGGAAGCTTTTATATCAAGAAGGAAGGTAACTATTGCATGTAGATTTAAGACCACCCTTCAAAACAAATAGAATTTATTATAGTCTACTGTAACTAAATGTGATGTTCCTgtgctgaaaataatgcaagtTTGCTTGTTGAAAAACAATCGCATGTCCTAGGGTGTCTGAGATCTCACATAGGAGCTGTGAGATGCTTTTTTCATTCTGGAGTGTTTGCTGGAATCCAGGCCAGTTTTCTCTTAGAGGCTGGACCCTCATTTTCAGCCATCTGAATCACATGTCTAAGTTTTAGGAGGTGAGTAACTGTCTCTCTGCCAGTCAGAGAAGAGAACACATTTAGTGAaaacttgtttttgtttagggaagggaagcacactTGTTGGGAAAAAGGCACTGGTGTTTGTTCTATTTTGGTATTCTGGAAGGAAGCAGATTATAATGGCTAATTGGGTTTTAGTTGGGTCCACAGTGTTTTGCTCATTGGAAAGAAATCTAAAAGGGGCAGGAAGAGTTCTGTgtaagaaacagtgaaaaaagtaGGGATAAAAGACATACAGAAGCAGCATTACACtttattgtttgggttttcttcttggtttctcttcttttgcagGCAAAGACAAATGGCACAAGGGAAAAACATCTCATTTGAGGTCAGATGTCTGCTGTGAGGATCTAAGACTCTAGAAGCTGCATCCCGAGTTGTTTTATGCAAACCTATTAAGGTATATATGAGCAACATACTAAGAAGAAAGCCCTCACAACCAGCAAAAAGAAAGGCCAGTGATCTATCTATTGCCAAGAGactaaagaaaaatcagttgagTAGAAAAAATGCTCTATGTTTTTGGAAATATGTTCAAGAAATCTGAATTCCAAAAAACAGACGTGGTTTTAATCATGATATTAGAAGGTATGTGTATAGTGGTTTGTGAAGTCTGAGCTTTGCTTTGCTAAGTTTAATGGTAGATCTGGATTAAAAATAGTTGTGTCTTTATTCTGCTTCCATAGCACTTAAACAGAGTTTATGAATGCAGTTAGTTCTTCTGGAAAGTAATCCCGTTAACAATAAGCCAGTATTTAATGGATCTACATTAGTCATCCTAGACTTCCTGTTTGATCAACAATGAGACAGACAATTCCAGAAACTTCTTCAGATCTCAGGTGAATTAAAAATCTTCCTAAAGTCGCTATAAAAGCATCTCCAGCAGCTTCATTCTTA is part of the Phalacrocorax aristotelis chromosome 6, bGulAri2.1, whole genome shotgun sequence genome and encodes:
- the LOC142058322 gene encoding olfactory receptor 6Y1-like is translated as MGGRNETNVMYFIFLGFPTTAELQLLLFSALLLAYLLTVLENFLIILIIRNNHTLQKPMYFFLGNLSVLEIWYVSVIEPKMLIDFLSQDKHISFQGCMTQLYFFVTFVCTEYILLAVMAYDRFLAICKPLQYSLIMNHQFCAQLTAGCWMCGLITSSIKLTFIAQLSFCDVDKINHYFCDISPLLNISCSDSSSAELVDFILALIVIMVPLCTVVTSYICIIFTVLKIPSSQGRQKAFSTCSSHLTVVILFYGTTLFTYAHPKVMYTYSANKLVSVLYTVVVPLLNPLIYCLRNKEVRFALRKTFTCTRHT